One Candidatus Sulfurimonas baltica DNA segment encodes these proteins:
- the pyrE gene encoding orotate phosphoribosyltransferase: MDVKKIYMDADALLEGHFKLSSGNHSQFYLQSAKVLEDPKTAKLLADALAVQIKESGLKIDTVCAPALGGLIAGFALAQALDVRFIFAERVEGVMNIRRGFEVSKGERVLMCEDIITTGGSAMEAAAVVKQLGGEIVGVAALANRGFCKREHSDVKTQPNCKLPQDIPFFALADFTFEMHKPDTCPLCKDGSEAIKPGSRGN; encoded by the coding sequence ATGGATGTTAAAAAAATATATATGGATGCAGATGCTCTTTTAGAGGGGCATTTTAAACTAAGCAGTGGCAACCACTCACAGTTTTACCTGCAATCTGCAAAAGTTTTAGAAGATCCAAAAACAGCTAAACTTCTTGCTGATGCGCTAGCAGTACAAATCAAAGAGAGTGGATTGAAAATAGACACGGTTTGCGCCCCTGCACTTGGTGGACTAATTGCCGGTTTTGCTCTTGCTCAAGCTCTTGATGTTCGTTTTATATTTGCTGAGAGAGTTGAAGGCGTGATGAATATTCGCCGTGGTTTTGAAGTTAGCAAAGGCGAGAGAGTTTTAATGTGTGAAGACATCATTACAACCGGTGGTTCGGCTATGGAAGCTGCCGCTGTTGTTAAACAACTTGGCGGAGAGATTGTTGGTGTCGCAGCATTGGCTAATCGTGGTTTTTGTAAACGTGAGCATAGCGATGTCAAAACTCAGCCAAACTGTAAACTTCCTCAAGATATTCCATTTTTTGCACTTGCTGATTTTACATTTGAGATGCATAAACCAGATACTTGTCCTCTGTGTAAAGATGGCAGCGAAGCTATAAAACCTGGCTCTAGAGGTAACTAA
- a CDS encoding glycoside hydrolase family 3 N-terminal domain-containing protein: MKLIKLFLTLALIFQTLSATETTNDDAKLKKMIGRMLLVGFPNENINENSEIVRQIKSYELGGVILFDRFYSDRNKTKNISSPKQLQELTSKLKSFSTKPLLISVDQEGGKVARLKPAYGFSVTPSAKQISTLHVKEAKAIYNAQAQMLKESGINCDFAPVVDLAVNPKNIVIYGLERSYGSDSKEVVKYAKIFMDSLDSESIFSVLKHFPGHGSSLSDSHKGFVDISDTWSEIELEPYIELIKSNDVSMIMTAHVFNSQLDSKYPATLSYKVNTELLREKLGYKGIIISDDLQMNAISEHYSLEERVTLAINSGVDILLFGNQLAIQDIDELVEVILAQIKNGAISQKRVSDSNKRIEELHKKRKKL, from the coding sequence GTGAAATTAATCAAACTATTTTTAACTCTTGCGCTTATTTTTCAAACACTAAGTGCAACTGAGACAACAAACGATGATGCTAAACTCAAAAAGATGATAGGGAGGATGCTTCTTGTCGGATTCCCAAATGAAAATATTAACGAAAACAGTGAGATAGTAAGACAAATCAAGAGTTATGAACTTGGCGGTGTCATCCTTTTTGACCGTTTTTACAGTGACAGAAATAAAACAAAAAACATAAGCTCACCCAAACAACTTCAAGAGCTAACCTCGAAACTAAAATCTTTTTCAACTAAACCGCTTTTAATCTCCGTAGACCAGGAGGGCGGAAAAGTTGCACGTCTAAAACCGGCTTACGGCTTTAGTGTAACACCATCGGCAAAGCAAATCTCCACTCTACATGTTAAAGAGGCAAAAGCGATATATAATGCTCAGGCTCAAATGCTTAAAGAGAGTGGAATTAACTGCGATTTTGCACCTGTTGTTGACTTGGCAGTAAATCCTAAAAATATAGTTATTTACGGACTTGAACGCTCTTATGGTAGTGATTCTAAAGAGGTAGTTAAATACGCGAAAATATTTATGGATTCCCTTGATAGTGAGAGTATCTTTAGCGTTTTAAAACATTTCCCCGGTCATGGCTCATCTCTTAGCGATTCACATAAAGGTTTTGTAGATATATCAGATACTTGGAGCGAAATTGAGCTAGAACCCTACATAGAGCTGATAAAATCTAATGATGTTTCTATGATAATGACAGCACATGTCTTTAACTCACAGCTTGATTCCAAATATCCTGCAACACTCTCATACAAAGTAAATACTGAACTTCTAAGGGAGAAGCTTGGCTACAAAGGTATTATAATAAGCGATGATTTACAGATGAATGCAATCTCTGAGCACTACTCACTAGAAGAGAGGGTAACTTTAGCCATAAACTCTGGAGTTGACATTTTGCTTTTTGGAAACCAGCTTGCTATTCAGGATATTGATGAATTAGTAGAAGTTATTTTAGCCCAAATAAAAAACGGTGCAATCTCACAAAAGAGAGTTTCAGACTCAAACAAGAGAATTGAAGAGCTTCACAAAAAAAGAAAAAAACTATAA
- a CDS encoding sodium:solute symporter — translation MQSAFSSLDWLVFISYFLLLGVTSIILSKTKITSSREYFLSPTAMPMFAVAISVLATSQSAATFLGVPEFAYAHDFTFIGFYFSALLAVIFVAFVLIPKYYEMKAVTVYELLQKRYGESSKKHAGVMFLIGRVLASGARLYIGALAISMILFGDIIFLHVAISILVLMLGALAYTYFGGVRSVILSDIIQAVTYVGAGVAVFVFLYYSLENIDIFATLKEHNKLNFLDTSIDGKFSLIGLLSGWLLLNIAAFGLDQDMTQRVLTCKDKNEAAKSLIISIALTIPIVLLFLGIGALLFLFYLQSDVTQSFEGEKITIFMYYILNEMPAGLRGLVTVGAIAAALSSTNSVLGAMASVAVEDLYKPWKLKQGKIDEYHFVKASRLAVLLFALLLSIMAMVSYFWQHYSDLSLISFALGVMTFAYTGLLGVYFSAIFTSRGNEKTVLLGLIGGFVSVLALQPYTFGISIGFSWQMVIGTLVSFLIVQSAKR, via the coding sequence ATGCAGAGTGCCTTCTCAAGCCTTGACTGGCTGGTATTTATCTCTTACTTTCTTCTTCTTGGCGTCACTTCCATAATTTTAAGTAAAACCAAAATAACATCTTCAAGAGAGTACTTTTTAAGTCCTACTGCAATGCCCATGTTTGCTGTTGCAATCTCAGTTCTTGCAACAAGCCAATCGGCTGCTACATTCTTGGGTGTTCCAGAATTTGCTTATGCTCACGACTTTACATTTATAGGCTTTTACTTCTCTGCTTTGCTCGCTGTTATTTTTGTAGCATTTGTGCTAATTCCAAAATATTACGAAATGAAGGCAGTGACAGTTTATGAGCTATTGCAAAAGCGTTACGGAGAGAGTTCAAAAAAACATGCTGGAGTGATGTTTCTAATTGGTCGAGTATTGGCGAGCGGAGCACGTCTGTACATTGGAGCACTCGCTATCTCTATGATTCTATTTGGCGATATTATTTTCTTACATGTAGCGATTTCTATTTTAGTTTTAATGCTTGGAGCACTCGCTTACACCTACTTCGGCGGTGTCCGTTCCGTAATCCTTAGCGATATTATCCAAGCAGTTACTTACGTTGGTGCAGGTGTAGCGGTTTTTGTTTTTCTTTATTATTCACTGGAGAACATAGATATATTTGCCACGCTAAAAGAGCACAATAAACTAAACTTTTTAGACACAAGCATTGATGGGAAGTTTAGCCTTATAGGGCTTTTAAGCGGTTGGTTATTACTAAATATTGCGGCATTCGGACTTGATCAGGATATGACCCAAAGAGTTCTTACATGTAAGGATAAAAATGAGGCTGCTAAATCTTTGATTATCTCAATTGCTTTAACCATCCCCATTGTTCTCCTCTTTTTAGGTATAGGCGCACTTCTCTTTCTTTTTTATCTGCAAAGCGATGTTACGCAGAGTTTTGAGGGTGAGAAAATAACCATTTTTATGTACTATATTTTAAATGAGATGCCTGCGGGTCTGCGAGGTTTGGTTACAGTAGGAGCAATTGCGGCGGCACTCTCAAGCACTAACTCTGTTCTTGGTGCTATGGCTTCAGTTGCAGTTGAAGATCTCTACAAACCGTGGAAGTTAAAGCAGGGTAAAATTGATGAGTACCATTTTGTAAAAGCGTCCAGATTAGCGGTACTTCTCTTTGCTCTACTGCTCTCTATAATGGCTATGGTTAGTTACTTTTGGCAACACTACAGTGACCTCTCTCTCATTAGCTTCGCTCTTGGTGTTATGACTTTTGCATATACTGGTCTTTTAGGCGTCTATTTTTCGGCAATCTTTACCTCTCGCGGAAATGAAAAAACTGTTCTTTTAGGACTTATAGGGGGATTTGTTTCTGTTTTAGCACTTCAGCCCTACACTTTTGGAATCAGCATCGGCTTCTCATGGCAGATGGTTATTGGGACTTTGGTTTCATTTTTGATTGTCCAAAGTGCAAAGAGATAA
- a CDS encoding anhydro-N-acetylmuramic acid kinase produces the protein MSELYIGVMSGTSLDGVDVVLCKIDSNSCELVFSCEYPFDDDLKEDILGAINTSTTLKAIGEIDTRLGKLYANYITAFMDHYKISQKDVIAIGLHGQTLWHEPNGEYPFSMQLGNASVITAQTGVSVVSDFRQKDIALGGQGAPFAPAFHQEIFSNINRKTAVLNIGGMANISILGEKLLGYDTGCGNVLLDYWIFYNHGKVYDKDGEWAESGHVSAELLDSMLSEPYFKKEAPKSCGRELFNAKWLEKHLENFPLVISEDVQATLLELTALTIANEVKKTSTELLIVCGGGARNAALMKKLHVELKDIDVMLSDKYGVSSEFMEAMAFAWLAYKRIHKEKVELSSVTGASRDSILGCIYE, from the coding sequence ATGAGTGAATTATATATTGGTGTAATGTCTGGAACATCTCTTGATGGTGTTGATGTAGTTTTATGTAAGATAGACTCTAACTCTTGCGAACTTGTATTTTCATGCGAATACCCCTTTGATGATGATTTAAAAGAGGATATCTTAGGTGCAATAAACACATCTACAACCCTTAAAGCCATAGGCGAGATTGATACCCGTTTGGGCAAACTATATGCAAACTATATAACCGCTTTTATGGATCACTACAAAATCAGCCAAAAAGATGTCATCGCTATCGGTCTACACGGGCAAACGCTTTGGCATGAGCCAAATGGCGAGTATCCTTTTTCTATGCAGCTTGGAAATGCCAGCGTTATAACAGCACAAACAGGTGTTAGTGTTGTTAGTGATTTTAGACAAAAAGATATAGCTCTCGGCGGTCAAGGTGCACCTTTTGCACCCGCCTTTCATCAAGAGATATTTTCCAATATTAACCGCAAAACGGCCGTTTTAAATATTGGTGGAATGGCAAATATAAGCATTTTAGGTGAGAAGCTTCTAGGGTATGACACTGGGTGCGGGAATGTTCTTTTGGACTACTGGATTTTTTATAACCACGGTAAAGTATATGACAAAGACGGGGAGTGGGCAGAGTCCGGACATGTAAGCGCAGAGCTACTCGACTCTATGTTAAGTGAGCCATACTTCAAAAAAGAGGCTCCTAAAAGCTGTGGCCGCGAACTCTTCAATGCAAAATGGCTTGAGAAACATTTAGAAAATTTCCCACTTGTGATTAGTGAAGATGTTCAGGCAACACTTTTAGAGCTAACCGCACTTACAATAGCTAACGAGGTGAAAAAAACCTCAACAGAGCTACTAATAGTTTGTGGCGGAGGCGCAAGGAACGCTGCACTTATGAAAAAGCTACATGTAGAACTAAAAGATATTGATGTAATGCTAAGTGACAAATACGGCGTAAGCAGTGAGTTTATGGAAGCGATGGCATTTGCGTGGCTTGCCTACAAACGTATCCACAAAGAAAAAGTTGAACTCTCTTCAGTTACAGGTGCTTCAAGAGACTCTATTTTGGGTTGTATATATGAATAA